The following are from one region of the Myxocyprinus asiaticus isolate MX2 ecotype Aquarium Trade chromosome 2, UBuf_Myxa_2, whole genome shotgun sequence genome:
- the LOC127410434 gene encoding uncharacterized protein LOC127410434 isoform X1, giving the protein MRTRLRTGAALMAESVRSPFDYREPPTLDSDGDGSKPPPPRGRVCGRKRKGTPVKVCDRAAYVTEDEEESLSEHSYSPGRDRLTDMQIDQAHSLCHLVAGDEQYPEGAEDRLPPPGSPFYLTDPSQLCVPELGEEGASGVRGPVLFHPPPNCRIREVHCGSQVRLVVIAIRDIAKGEEITVDYSLTDWGENPMGFHSSVSPPGFECGFNPENNIKKEEDPGSLPLSLTVSDYLTPSWSLSPSSSPMSHSEASDSDREEEEEDDDDEDDEDLEELRGRMMRRRKKLKTSASVKKKATPRPLSFTCPAPSSPSPFQQPLAPPMTNINNNININIGHGASGALSHRQHCPYCGRHFRSLARHLEKHHDQQPEVRAAMELSHHHTPPQPTTTTNTHTFSSPAQPSSSLGPSLFSQERDSVSSPSKSGAVSFSLSLSPPTSSNTSKKTATSISTTKKGAAPAASTVNKSSPVTPNPPTKRGRPPKKGKEKKQEELQQAKEEAPPTPGQEGDEEDKEEDELNMKEGSVDEKNGEMESSHRSHMPPLLSSLSTLVLYLRQQQHSSFLSLSRSPSLAESWRLLCHSSLALLILYNRHRECEVAKLTIQDYRDRSTPSPNSVSPLESTISPFERHVLCHLPRVGVMGKRGRIQPLILPPNSEACLDLLLKTSADVGVDPESPYVFSRPYHSPATPLRGTDLLRGLARTSGAKNPTALTAPRARRQVAILTQLLLLEEGVRPAGTAVKRLEDFLQKEYHVTQSCTRIGQDPALMSRVGRVVLYGEREGVLFRGMSLQHICLELDVMSGNSADSFSDDTDGESEKNKEKAEVVKKGRSSARRPMPKKRSRPHVTPATPSPSGAHKRRSSQVKSGKRGVLKRPWSEAERVAVETHLKRNIVELRVPAKADCERCLQHCPLLVTNQRDWRAIKFYCHNRIQLLKKQGRREGTGASIC; this is encoded by the exons GCGTGTGTGTGGCAGGAAGAGGAAGGGGACGCCGGTGAAGGTGTGTGACCGTGCAGCATATGTGACGGAGGATGAGGAGGAGAGTCTGTCTGAACACAGTTACAgcccag GAAGAGACCGCTTGACTGACATGCAAATTGACCAAGCACACAGTTTGTGCCATTTAGTGGCGG GGGACGAGCAGTATCCAGAGGGCGCTGAAGACCGACTTCCTCCGCCGGGCAGTCCGTTCTACCTCACTGACCCCTCACAGCTCTG TGTGCCTGAGCTCGGTGAAGAAGGCGCGAGCGGCGTCCGCGGCCCCGTGCTTTTCCACCCGCCACCCAACTGCAGGATTAGAGAGGTGCATTGTGGGAGTCAGGTGCGGCTTGTCGTCATAGCGATTCGAGACATTGCCAAAGGAGAGGAGATCACTGTGGACTACAGCTTGACCGACTGGGGAGAAAATCCCATG GGTTTCCACAGTTCAGTGTCTCCGCCTGGATTTGAATGTGGATTCAACCCCGAGAACAACATTAAGAAG GAGGAGGATCCCGGCTCACTACCGCTCTCTCTCACAGTTTCTGACTACCTCACTCCATCATGGTCCCTCTCGCCATCCTCCTCGCCGATGTCTCATTCTGAGGCCAGCGACTCGGACCGCGAAGAGGAggaagaagatgatgatgacgaagacgatgaagaCCTCGAGGAACTGCGTGGCCGTATGATGAGACGGCGTAAGAAACTGAAAACTTCAGCGAGCGTCAAGAAAAAGGCCACGCCCCGCCCACTGTCGTTCACTTGCCCCGCCCCTTCCTCTCCCTCCCCCTTCCAGCAGCCTCTGGCCCCACCCATGACAAACATAAACAAtaatattaacataaacattGGGCATGGCGCAAGCGGTGCGTTATCCCACCGGCAGCACTGCCCGTACTGCGGCCGCCATTTCCGCTCACTCGCGCGCCATCTTGAGAAACACCACGACCAGCAGCCTGAGGTGCGAGCCGCCATGGAACTGTCGCACCACCATACGCCTCCCCAACCCACAACGACCACCAACACGCACACATTTTCATCGCCCGCACAACCCTCGTCCTCTCTGGGACCGTCGCTGTTTTCACAGGAACGCGATTCTGTGTCATCGCCGTCTAAATCTGGTGCTGTCTCGTTTTCGCTCTCCCTGTCACCACCTACTTCTTCGAATACCTCTAAAAAGACCGCCACCTCCATCTCAACTACTAAAAAGGGCGCAGCTCCCGCTGCCAGCACCGTCAACAAAAGCTCTCCTGTCACGCCCAACCCTCCCACCAAGAGGGGGCGCCCTccaaagaaaggaaaggaaaagaaacagGAGGAGCTGCAGCAGGCCAAAGAAGAGGCTCCTCCTACTCCAGGTCAAGAGGGGGATGAGGAAGATAAAGAGGAGGATGAGTTAAACATGAAAGAAGGGAGTGTAGATGAGAAGAACGGTGAGATGGAGAG CTCTCATCGGTCACACAtgcctcctctcctctcctcactTTCTACACTGGTTCTGTACCTCCGTCAGCAGCAGCACTCCTCTTTTCTCTCACTTTCTCGTTCGCCCAGCTTGGCAGAGTCATGGCGTTTGCTGTGCCACTCAAGCTTGGCTCTTCTTATCTTGTACAACCGTCATCGCGAGTGCGAGGTTGCCAAACTCACCATTCAAGACTACCGCGACCGCTCCACGCCTTCCCCGAACTCCGTCTCTCCGCTGGAGTCGACGATTTCTCCTTTCGAACGCCACGTCCTCTGCCACCTCCCCCGGGTGGGCGTAATGGGCAAACGCGGTCGCATTCAACCCCTCATTCTTCCGCCCAATTCCGAAGCTTGTCTGGACCTTCTCCTCAAGACCTCCGCGGATGTGGGTGTCGATCCAGAGAGCCCATATGTCTTTTCGCGACCGTACCACTCTCCCGCCACGCCGCTACGCGGGACAGACCTACTTCGAGGTTTGGCGCGTACTAGCGGTGCTAAAAACCCCACGGCGCTCACCGCACCCCGTGCTCGCCGCCAAGTGGCCATCCTCACCCAACTACTCTTGCTGGAGGAGGGCGTGAGGCCTGCAGGCACAGCCGTGAAGCGACTGGAAGACTTTCTTCAAAAGGAGTACCATGTGACACAAAGCTGCACGCGGATTGGTCAGGACCCAGCGCTGATGAGTCGCGTGGGACGGGTGGTGTTGTACGGAGAGCGAGAGGGTGTGCTGTTCAGAGGGATGAGTCTTCAACACATCTGTCTCGAACTGGACG tGATGTCAGGGAACTCTGCCGACTCTTTTTCGGATGATACGGATGGAGAGAGTGAGAAGAATAAAGAGAAAGCTGAAGTTGTGAAGAAGGGAAGATCCAGCGCTCGAAGGCCGATGCCTAAAAAGAGAAGCCGCCCACATGTGACACCGGCCACGCCCTCTCCTTCAGGTGCACACAAGAGGCGGAGCTCCCAGGTCAAATCAG GTAAACGTGGCGTTCTGAAGCGGCCGTGGTCGGAAGCAGAGCGGGTTGCCGTGGAGACTCACCTGAAGCGGAATATCGTGGAACTGCGCGTTCCTGCTAAAGCGGACTGTGAGCGGTGTCTGCAGCACTGCCCCCTGCTGGTCACCAACCAGCGCGACTGGAGGGCTATTAAATTCTACTGCCACAACCGCATTCAGCTGCTGAAGAAGCAGGGACGCAGAGAAGGCACCGGCGCAAGCATCTGTTAA
- the LOC127410434 gene encoding uncharacterized protein LOC127410434 isoform X2: MRTRLRTGAALMAESVRSPFDYREPPTLDSDGDGSKPPPPRGRVCGRKRKGTPVKVCDRAAYVTEDEEESLSEHSYSPGDEQYPEGAEDRLPPPGSPFYLTDPSQLCVPELGEEGASGVRGPVLFHPPPNCRIREVHCGSQVRLVVIAIRDIAKGEEITVDYSLTDWGENPMGFHSSVSPPGFECGFNPENNIKKEEDPGSLPLSLTVSDYLTPSWSLSPSSSPMSHSEASDSDREEEEEDDDDEDDEDLEELRGRMMRRRKKLKTSASVKKKATPRPLSFTCPAPSSPSPFQQPLAPPMTNINNNININIGHGASGALSHRQHCPYCGRHFRSLARHLEKHHDQQPEVRAAMELSHHHTPPQPTTTTNTHTFSSPAQPSSSLGPSLFSQERDSVSSPSKSGAVSFSLSLSPPTSSNTSKKTATSISTTKKGAAPAASTVNKSSPVTPNPPTKRGRPPKKGKEKKQEELQQAKEEAPPTPGQEGDEEDKEEDELNMKEGSVDEKNGEMESSHRSHMPPLLSSLSTLVLYLRQQQHSSFLSLSRSPSLAESWRLLCHSSLALLILYNRHRECEVAKLTIQDYRDRSTPSPNSVSPLESTISPFERHVLCHLPRVGVMGKRGRIQPLILPPNSEACLDLLLKTSADVGVDPESPYVFSRPYHSPATPLRGTDLLRGLARTSGAKNPTALTAPRARRQVAILTQLLLLEEGVRPAGTAVKRLEDFLQKEYHVTQSCTRIGQDPALMSRVGRVVLYGEREGVLFRGMSLQHICLELDVMSGNSADSFSDDTDGESEKNKEKAEVVKKGRSSARRPMPKKRSRPHVTPATPSPSGAHKRRSSQVKSGKRGVLKRPWSEAERVAVETHLKRNIVELRVPAKADCERCLQHCPLLVTNQRDWRAIKFYCHNRIQLLKKQGRREGTGASIC, from the exons GCGTGTGTGTGGCAGGAAGAGGAAGGGGACGCCGGTGAAGGTGTGTGACCGTGCAGCATATGTGACGGAGGATGAGGAGGAGAGTCTGTCTGAACACAGTTACAgcccag GGGACGAGCAGTATCCAGAGGGCGCTGAAGACCGACTTCCTCCGCCGGGCAGTCCGTTCTACCTCACTGACCCCTCACAGCTCTG TGTGCCTGAGCTCGGTGAAGAAGGCGCGAGCGGCGTCCGCGGCCCCGTGCTTTTCCACCCGCCACCCAACTGCAGGATTAGAGAGGTGCATTGTGGGAGTCAGGTGCGGCTTGTCGTCATAGCGATTCGAGACATTGCCAAAGGAGAGGAGATCACTGTGGACTACAGCTTGACCGACTGGGGAGAAAATCCCATG GGTTTCCACAGTTCAGTGTCTCCGCCTGGATTTGAATGTGGATTCAACCCCGAGAACAACATTAAGAAG GAGGAGGATCCCGGCTCACTACCGCTCTCTCTCACAGTTTCTGACTACCTCACTCCATCATGGTCCCTCTCGCCATCCTCCTCGCCGATGTCTCATTCTGAGGCCAGCGACTCGGACCGCGAAGAGGAggaagaagatgatgatgacgaagacgatgaagaCCTCGAGGAACTGCGTGGCCGTATGATGAGACGGCGTAAGAAACTGAAAACTTCAGCGAGCGTCAAGAAAAAGGCCACGCCCCGCCCACTGTCGTTCACTTGCCCCGCCCCTTCCTCTCCCTCCCCCTTCCAGCAGCCTCTGGCCCCACCCATGACAAACATAAACAAtaatattaacataaacattGGGCATGGCGCAAGCGGTGCGTTATCCCACCGGCAGCACTGCCCGTACTGCGGCCGCCATTTCCGCTCACTCGCGCGCCATCTTGAGAAACACCACGACCAGCAGCCTGAGGTGCGAGCCGCCATGGAACTGTCGCACCACCATACGCCTCCCCAACCCACAACGACCACCAACACGCACACATTTTCATCGCCCGCACAACCCTCGTCCTCTCTGGGACCGTCGCTGTTTTCACAGGAACGCGATTCTGTGTCATCGCCGTCTAAATCTGGTGCTGTCTCGTTTTCGCTCTCCCTGTCACCACCTACTTCTTCGAATACCTCTAAAAAGACCGCCACCTCCATCTCAACTACTAAAAAGGGCGCAGCTCCCGCTGCCAGCACCGTCAACAAAAGCTCTCCTGTCACGCCCAACCCTCCCACCAAGAGGGGGCGCCCTccaaagaaaggaaaggaaaagaaacagGAGGAGCTGCAGCAGGCCAAAGAAGAGGCTCCTCCTACTCCAGGTCAAGAGGGGGATGAGGAAGATAAAGAGGAGGATGAGTTAAACATGAAAGAAGGGAGTGTAGATGAGAAGAACGGTGAGATGGAGAG CTCTCATCGGTCACACAtgcctcctctcctctcctcactTTCTACACTGGTTCTGTACCTCCGTCAGCAGCAGCACTCCTCTTTTCTCTCACTTTCTCGTTCGCCCAGCTTGGCAGAGTCATGGCGTTTGCTGTGCCACTCAAGCTTGGCTCTTCTTATCTTGTACAACCGTCATCGCGAGTGCGAGGTTGCCAAACTCACCATTCAAGACTACCGCGACCGCTCCACGCCTTCCCCGAACTCCGTCTCTCCGCTGGAGTCGACGATTTCTCCTTTCGAACGCCACGTCCTCTGCCACCTCCCCCGGGTGGGCGTAATGGGCAAACGCGGTCGCATTCAACCCCTCATTCTTCCGCCCAATTCCGAAGCTTGTCTGGACCTTCTCCTCAAGACCTCCGCGGATGTGGGTGTCGATCCAGAGAGCCCATATGTCTTTTCGCGACCGTACCACTCTCCCGCCACGCCGCTACGCGGGACAGACCTACTTCGAGGTTTGGCGCGTACTAGCGGTGCTAAAAACCCCACGGCGCTCACCGCACCCCGTGCTCGCCGCCAAGTGGCCATCCTCACCCAACTACTCTTGCTGGAGGAGGGCGTGAGGCCTGCAGGCACAGCCGTGAAGCGACTGGAAGACTTTCTTCAAAAGGAGTACCATGTGACACAAAGCTGCACGCGGATTGGTCAGGACCCAGCGCTGATGAGTCGCGTGGGACGGGTGGTGTTGTACGGAGAGCGAGAGGGTGTGCTGTTCAGAGGGATGAGTCTTCAACACATCTGTCTCGAACTGGACG tGATGTCAGGGAACTCTGCCGACTCTTTTTCGGATGATACGGATGGAGAGAGTGAGAAGAATAAAGAGAAAGCTGAAGTTGTGAAGAAGGGAAGATCCAGCGCTCGAAGGCCGATGCCTAAAAAGAGAAGCCGCCCACATGTGACACCGGCCACGCCCTCTCCTTCAGGTGCACACAAGAGGCGGAGCTCCCAGGTCAAATCAG GTAAACGTGGCGTTCTGAAGCGGCCGTGGTCGGAAGCAGAGCGGGTTGCCGTGGAGACTCACCTGAAGCGGAATATCGTGGAACTGCGCGTTCCTGCTAAAGCGGACTGTGAGCGGTGTCTGCAGCACTGCCCCCTGCTGGTCACCAACCAGCGCGACTGGAGGGCTATTAAATTCTACTGCCACAACCGCATTCAGCTGCTGAAGAAGCAGGGACGCAGAGAAGGCACCGGCGCAAGCATCTGTTAA